A genomic stretch from Salvia splendens isolate huo1 unplaced genomic scaffold, SspV2 ctg1174, whole genome shotgun sequence includes:
- the LOC121788894 gene encoding alkane hydroxylase MAH1-like, with protein MAFFFECFFLSLSIILLFVWSSRHRRATSLPTNWPVVGMVPGLLLNIHRLHDYATELAAESGGTFQWKGPLFCNMDMLLTTNPANIHHIFSRNFSNYPKGPEFNKIFDILGDGIFNADFQIWELHRRTTLSFFTHLDFYPLLENSISDKIQHDLLPVLDHFSQAGTDVDLQDVFQRFTFDGICKLILNHDPRSLCLDMPLVACEKAFNDVVDALLYRHILPEGVWRLQKRLGIGKERKLMEASRAFDDFIYPCVDRAEEEPDRFSLLASFKKELQHMTNQNSKKFLRDTALNLMLAGRDTTGATLTWFFWLISRHPSSEAKIREEINNCGRRVDVQKSRGMVYLHGALCETLRLYPPVALEHKAPMRPDILPCGKHLEENAKVIISLYTVGRMESVWGKDCLEFKPERWISPSGKVKHEASYKFPAFNAGPRTCLGKEMAFIQMKMVAAAILQRYRVKLVEGHVVSPRNSVILQTEHGLKVTLSKIIY; from the coding sequence ATGGCCTTCTTCTTCGAGTGTttcttcctctccctctccataaTCCTCCTCTTTGTCTGGTCAAGTCGTCACCGGCGAGCCACGTCGCTTCCCACCAACTGGCCGGTGGTGGGAATGGTCCCGGGACTCCTCCTCAACATCCACAGACTCCACGACTACGCAACTGAGCTGGCAGCCGAATCCGGCGGCACTTTCCAATGGAAAGGCCCTCTGTTCTGCAACATGGACATGCTCCTCACCACCAATCCCGCCAACATTCACCACATCTTCAGCCGCAACTTCTCCAACTACCCAAAAGGCCccgagttcaacaagatcttcgACATCCTCGGCGACGGCATCTTCAACGCCGACTTCCAAATCTGGGAGCTCCACCGCCGCACCACCCTCTCCTTCTTCACCCACCTCGACTTCTACCCCTTGCTCGAGAATTCCATCTCCGACAAGATCCAACATGACCTTCTCCCTGTCCTTGACCATTTCTCCCAAGCAGGGACGGATGTCGATTTGCAGGATGTTTTCCAGCGATTCACTTTCGACGGCATTTGCAAGCTGATTTTGAACCACGACCCGCGAAGCTTGTGTTTGGATATGCCTCTTGTCGCGTGCGAGAAGGCCTTCAACGACGTTGTTGACGCTCTGCTCTACCGCCACATTCTCCCAGAGGGCGTGTGGCGGCTGCAGAAGCGGCTCGGGATTGGGAAGGAGAGGAAGCTCATGGAAGCTTCTAGAGCCTTCGATGACTTCATCTACCCTTGCGTGGACAGAGCTGAGGAGGAACCGGATCGCTTCAGCCTGTTAGCATCATTCAAGAAGGAGCTCCAACACATGACTAATCAAAATTCGAAGAAATTCTTGAGGGATACAGCGTTGAATTTGATGCTTGCTGGCAGAGACACCACCGGCGCGACTCTCACATGGTTTTTCTGGCTAATTAGTCGGCACCCTTCTTCGGAGGCGAAGATCCGGGAAGAAATCAACAACTGTGGAAGGCGGGTCGATGTTCAAAAATCGCGGGGGATGGTCTATTTACATGGAGCTCTGTGCGAGACGCTCCGGCTGTACCCTCCGGTGGCATTGGAGCATAAGGCTCCGATGCGACCAGATATTCTGCCGTGTGGGAAGCACCTGGAAGAGAATGCGAAAGTGATCATCTCGTTGTACACGGTGGGGAGAATGGAGAGTGTGTGGGGGAAGGATTGCCTTGAGTTTAAGCCGGAGAGGTGGATTTCTCCGAGTGGGAAGGTCAAACACGAGGCGTCGTATAAGTTTCCGGCGTTCAACGCGGGGCCGAGGACGTGCTTGGGGAAGGAGATGGCATTTATACAAATGAAGATGGTGGCGGCAGCGATCTTACAACGCTACCGCGTAAAGCTTGTGGAGGGTCATGTAGTTTCACCTCGTAACTCTGTCATACTTCAAACTGAACATGGTTTGAAGGTGACTTTGTCCAAGATCATATATTAA